DNA sequence from the Acidimicrobiales bacterium genome:
CCGAGGCCAGCTTCGTGGTGAACTCCATGTACCAGGACAAGTCGATAATGGGCTGCCGGTACGGGTCGGCTCGGCCCCACCACGACATACCGCTGGTGGTGGGCTTCTACCTCGACGGCCGGTTCCTGCTCGACGAGATGGTGACCCGGACCTACGACCTGGCCGAGATCGACGCCGCCCTCGAGGACCTGGAGGCCGGCCGGCTCAACCGCGGGGTGCTGACCCTCGACTGACCGGCTCGGGGCGCCGCCAGGTGGCGGCCGCTGTCACCAGGGGCGGGACTGGCCCCCGTTGACCCGGAAGATGTTCCCGGAGACCCACCGCGCCGCGGGGGAGACCAGGAACAGGATCATCATGGCCTGGTCGCGGGCGTCGCCGAGGAAGCCGAGCGGCGTCATCTGACGCATGCCCTCCTGGAAGGCGGCCTCCTGCTCCTGGTCCACCTTCCCGCCGGCATAGCGGTAGGCGGCGAAGTTGGTGGGCGTGGCTCCCGGCGCCAGGCAGTTCACCCGGATCCCGTGGGGGCCGGCCTCGGCGGCGAGCACGGCCGAGAGGAAGGCGACGCCCGACTTGGTCATGCCGTACAGGGCCTGGCCCGGGAACGGCGAGTCGATGACCGTGGACGCCACGTTCACGATCGATCCCGAGCGCTGGGGAGTCATCACCTTGAGGGCGGCCTGGCAGCCGTACAGCACCCCCCTGAGGTTGATGCCGATGAGCCGGTC
Encoded proteins:
- a CDS encoding glucose 1-dehydrogenase translates to MVDVPELFRIDDQVAVVTGGASGIGEATAQVLAAAGAAVVVGDIDEEGAARTAKQIGADGGRAVAVRADTSRRADVDALVDRAVSEYGRLDVMCNVAGVGYAKPVVDITDDDFDRLIGINLRGVLYGCQAALKVMTPQRSGSIVNVASTVIDSPFPGQALYGMTKSGVAFLSAVLAAEAGPHGIRVNCLAPGATPTNFAAYRYAGGKVDQEQEAAFQEGMRQMTPLGFLGDARDQAMMILFLVSPAARWVSGNIFRVNGGQSRPW